From a region of the Gemmatimonadota bacterium genome:
- a CDS encoding response regulator, with the protein MTAPASGGERILVVDDEPDIVALVVYHLAKSGYRVSSAATGTDALALAKRDRPSLIVLDLMLPGMSGFEVLAKLREEESTAGIAVLMLTARKEEPDRIRGLELGADDYLTKPFSPQELVLRVGAILRRVASSGEVSDVLAIGPIRVDRSAHRVTVNGHEIELTPTEYKLLLTLAERRGRVQGRAQLLETVWDAAPDIQTRTVDMHVQRLRTKLHPAGDLIETVRGFGYRLKAPGAREA; encoded by the coding sequence GTGACCGCACCCGCGTCCGGCGGAGAACGCATCCTCGTCGTCGACGACGAACCCGATATCGTCGCCCTCGTCGTCTACCACCTCGCCAAGTCGGGGTATCGCGTCTCGTCGGCCGCCACCGGCACCGACGCCCTCGCGCTCGCCAAGCGCGATCGGCCGTCGCTGATCGTGCTGGACCTCATGCTCCCGGGCATGTCGGGGTTCGAGGTCCTCGCGAAGCTCCGCGAGGAGGAGTCCACGGCCGGGATCGCGGTCCTCATGCTCACGGCGCGCAAGGAGGAGCCCGACCGCATCCGCGGCCTCGAGCTCGGCGCCGACGATTACCTCACCAAGCCGTTCAGCCCGCAGGAACTCGTGCTGCGTGTAGGCGCGATTCTCCGCCGCGTGGCCTCGAGCGGCGAGGTGTCCGACGTGCTCGCGATCGGTCCCATCCGCGTCGACCGCTCGGCGCACCGCGTGACCGTTAACGGCCACGAGATCGAGCTCACGCCGACCGAGTACAAGCTGCTGCTGACCCTCGCCGAGCGGCGCGGCCGCGTGCAGGGGCGCGCGCAGCTGCTCGAGACCGTCTGGGATGCCGCGCCGGACATCCAGACGCGCACCGTGGACATGCACGTCCAGCGCCTGCGCACCAAGCTGCATCCCGCCGGTGACCTCATCGAGACGGTCCGCGGCTTCGGCTATCGCCTGAAGGCTCCCGGCGCGCGCGAGGCCTGA
- the udk gene encoding uridine kinase, protein MKPLIIGIAGGTGSGKSTVARRVAESLPGSQVAFIDMDAYYRDHRHLSMEERRRVNWDHPDAFDTALLADHLERLGRGESIDKPVYDFVHHARAPETVRIDSADVIVIDGILLLVDERVRRVCDVKVFVDTDADIRLIRRIRRDMAVRGRPLDEILDQYLTTVQPMHLQFVEPSKRYADLVIPRGGENTVAIDLLLASISRRLAGSPV, encoded by the coding sequence ATGAAACCGCTGATCATCGGCATCGCCGGGGGCACCGGCTCCGGCAAATCCACCGTCGCCCGTCGTGTCGCCGAGTCGCTGCCGGGGTCGCAGGTCGCCTTCATCGACATGGATGCGTACTACCGCGACCATCGCCACCTCTCCATGGAGGAGCGGCGTCGCGTGAACTGGGACCACCCCGACGCCTTCGACACCGCCCTCCTCGCCGACCATCTCGAGCGGCTCGGCCGCGGCGAATCGATCGACAAGCCGGTCTACGACTTCGTGCATCACGCGCGCGCGCCGGAGACGGTGCGCATCGACTCGGCCGACGTCATCGTGATCGACGGCATCCTCCTCCTCGTGGACGAGCGCGTGCGCCGCGTCTGTGACGTGAAGGTCTTCGTCGACACCGACGCCGACATCCGGCTCATCCGCCGCATCCGCCGTGACATGGCGGTGCGCGGACGCCCCCTCGACGAGATCCTCGACCAGTACCTCACCACGGTGCAGCCCATGCACCTGCAGTTCGTCGAACCCAGCAAGCGCTACGCCGACCTCGTCATCCCCCGCGGCGGCGAGAACACCGTCGCCATCGACCTCCTGCTCGCTTCCATCTCGCGGCGCCTCGCCGGGAGTCCCGTGTGA